A section of the Microbacterium forte genome encodes:
- the yczE gene encoding membrane protein YczE — MQLRSVLLPISATSRRDVVERIVQLLVGLFLYGVALGLMVRGGIGVAPWDVLALGVSGQTGIGYGVVTVLVSVLVLLLWIPLRQRVGLGTLLNALLVGPSADLALAVIPAPTSIWVGAPMFVAGLLLLAFATGLYIAADFGPGPRDGLMTGLVGRTGWPVWLVRTLIEGGVLLIGFLLGGPVGVGTVLFAFGVGPLIGWFLPWTTRVRAARSRQLARATAR; from the coding sequence ATGCAGCTTCGTTCCGTTCTCCTCCCGATCAGCGCCACCAGTCGACGCGACGTCGTCGAGCGCATCGTGCAGCTGCTCGTGGGGTTGTTCCTCTACGGCGTCGCCCTCGGTCTGATGGTGCGCGGAGGCATCGGCGTCGCTCCTTGGGACGTCCTCGCTCTCGGCGTCTCGGGGCAGACGGGGATCGGATACGGCGTCGTCACCGTGCTGGTCTCGGTGCTCGTGCTGCTCCTGTGGATCCCCCTGCGGCAGCGCGTCGGGCTGGGCACCCTGCTCAATGCCCTGCTCGTCGGGCCCAGCGCGGATCTGGCTCTCGCCGTCATCCCCGCACCGACATCGATCTGGGTCGGGGCACCGATGTTCGTGGCGGGACTGCTGCTGCTCGCCTTCGCCACCGGACTCTACATCGCGGCGGACTTCGGTCCTGGCCCGCGGGACGGCCTGATGACGGGGCTCGTGGGTCGCACCGGGTGGCCGGTGTGGCTCGTGCGCACCCTGATCGAGGGCGGCGTGCTGCTGATCGGCTTCCTGCTCGGTGGTCCGGTCGGCGTGGGCACGGTGCTCTTCGCCTTCGGCGTGGGACCGCTCATCGGCTGGTTCCTTCCGTGGACCACTCGCGTCCGTGCCGCGAGATCCCGTCAGCTCGCGCGGGCGACCGCTCGCTAG
- a CDS encoding beta-ketoacyl-[acyl-carrier-protein] synthase family protein: MTKRIVVTGIGATSAIGGTAPENWTNLLAGQSGTRTLEHDWVQQYDLPVTFAAEAIVRPEEVLPRHEAKRLDPSSQFALIAAREAWADAGSPEVAPERLGVDFATGIGGLWTLLDAWDTLREKGPRRVMPLTVPMLMPNAAAGNLSLQFQARAYAQTVVSACASSTESIIHAFHHLQDGLADVVIAGGTESAIHPITMASFASAQALSRRNDDPATASRPGAIDRDGFVMGEGAAALILETEEHAKARGAKIYGYVLGGGVTADAYHITGNDPEGTGAARAVTQALDEAGITADQVAHINAHATSTPVGDPNEYVALKKVFGERIDEIPVSATKASTGHLLGGTGALEAIFALLALRDRVAPPTINMTEPDPAVPFKLSGEAQPLGDGQLFAISNSFGFGGHNAVAVFASAD, translated from the coding sequence ATGACCAAGCGCATCGTCGTCACCGGCATCGGCGCCACGTCCGCCATCGGCGGGACAGCACCCGAGAACTGGACGAACCTGCTCGCAGGCCAGTCCGGCACCCGCACCCTCGAGCACGACTGGGTGCAGCAGTACGACCTTCCGGTCACCTTCGCCGCCGAGGCGATCGTCCGCCCCGAAGAGGTCCTGCCCCGCCACGAGGCGAAGCGGCTCGACCCCTCCTCGCAGTTCGCGCTCATCGCGGCACGCGAGGCCTGGGCGGATGCCGGTTCTCCCGAGGTCGCTCCCGAGCGTCTCGGAGTCGACTTCGCCACCGGCATCGGCGGCCTCTGGACCCTGCTCGACGCGTGGGACACCCTGCGCGAGAAGGGCCCCCGCCGCGTGATGCCGCTGACCGTTCCGATGCTCATGCCGAACGCGGCGGCCGGCAACCTGTCGCTGCAGTTCCAGGCTCGTGCCTACGCGCAGACCGTCGTCAGCGCCTGCGCCTCGAGCACCGAGTCGATCATCCACGCCTTCCACCACCTGCAGGACGGTCTCGCCGACGTCGTGATCGCCGGTGGCACCGAATCGGCCATCCACCCGATCACGATGGCGTCGTTCGCGTCCGCGCAGGCTCTGTCCCGCCGCAATGACGACCCGGCCACGGCCTCGCGTCCCGGCGCGATCGACCGCGACGGCTTCGTGATGGGCGAGGGCGCAGCCGCGCTCATCCTCGAGACCGAGGAGCACGCCAAGGCACGCGGCGCCAAGATCTACGGCTACGTGCTCGGGGGTGGCGTCACCGCTGATGCGTACCACATCACGGGCAACGACCCCGAGGGCACCGGCGCCGCACGAGCCGTCACGCAGGCGCTCGACGAGGCCGGCATCACCGCCGACCAGGTCGCGCACATCAACGCGCACGCGACGTCCACCCCCGTGGGTGACCCCAACGAGTACGTCGCGCTCAAGAAGGTCTTCGGCGAGCGGATCGATGAGATCCCCGTCTCGGCCACCAAGGCGTCGACCGGGCACCTGCTCGGCGGCACGGGAGCCCTCGAGGCGATCTTCGCGCTGCTCGCGCTCCGCGACCGCGTCGCCCCGCCGACGATCAACATGACGGAGCCCGATCCGGCTGTGCCGTTCAAGCTCTCGGGCGAGGCGCAGCCTCTCGGCGACGGCCAGCTCTTCGCGATCAGCAACTCGTTCGGCTTCGGTGGCCACAACGCCGTCGCCGTCTTCGCGAGCGCCGACTGA
- a CDS encoding acyl carrier protein — MAFTNDEVLAGLAELITDETGINASEVALEKSFTDDLDIDSISMMTIVVNAEEKFGVTIPDDEVKNLKTVGDAVNFIVAGQE; from the coding sequence ATGGCTTTCACCAACGATGAGGTCCTCGCAGGCCTCGCAGAGCTCATCACCGACGAGACCGGCATCAACGCATCCGAGGTCGCCCTCGAGAAGTCGTTCACCGACGACCTCGACATCGACTCGATCTCGATGATGACGATCGTCGTCAACGCCGAGGAGAAGTTCGGCGTCACCATCCCCGACGACGAGGTCAAGAACCTCAAGACCGTCGGCGACGCTGTCAACTTCATCGTCGCAGGCCAGGAGTAA